GTCTTTACAATACTTTTAtcgaataattttattaatggttgTTGACtgaaactatatatattatatttagaaAGTGAAGATATTAATTTACAATATCCTTTTTGCAACTAGTCAATTGCAtgtgttttaaaatttgtcacaatcaaaacttgaaattaaagaaACATGTCAGATGATGTTCTCAAAAGTCAAGTTTAACTTGTTCACATGTAACCACATGGTTTAGATTTTAGTAATAAGATAATTATAGACCAGGCAAAAGCTTGACTTTTCTTACAATAATAGGCAACATATGTAAAAATGGCACTTCTAAGGTACTTTTTTGTGAATTAATGTATCACAGTCGGTTGAAAAATCAGCAAAGCAAAAAGCAATTGATGATTGGTTACCAATTAACTCATCAAGAAGTAGAAAATGGTGGTTTTCAGCTTTCCACAATGTTACGGCCATGGTTGGAGCTGGTGTACTTAGTCTTCCCTATGCCTTGTCTGAACTCGGATGGTATGTTCTGAATGTTCATTCCGAAAAAATTGAATCTGAACCCGAACCCGAACCCGAACCCAAACCCGAACCTGAACCCGAATCGAGTCATCTCACATTTTTGTTCGGTTTACAGGGGACCTGGTGTGTTTATTCTAGTGTTTTCATGGATCATTACCTTGTATACACTGTGGCAAATGGTTGAAATGCACGAGATAGTTCCGGGAAAACGTTTCGATCGATATCATGAACTAGGACAGTATGCATTCGGCGAAAAACTCGGTCTTTATATCGTTGTGCCACAACAGCTCATTGTGGAAGTTAGTCTCTGTATCGTTTATATGGTTACCGGTGGACaatcgttgaagaagttccatGATACTGTCTGTAGTAGCTGCAAATCGATAAAATTAACTTATTTCATCATGATTTTTGCCTCTGTTGAATTTGTTCTGTCTCACCTTCCAAATTTCGACTCGATTTCGGGTGTCTCGTTGGCGGCTGCAGTCATGTCTGTAAGGTATATTATCATCACAATTTGTGTTGATATCGATGTTAATGTTCGAGAATGGTAACAtatttggtttttgttttgtcGCATAGTTATTCAACTATAGCATGGAGTGCTTCACTAGCTAAGGGTGTTCAAGAAGACGTGCAATACGGATACAAAGCGACAACTACACCTGGAACCGTGTTTGGCTTCCTTAGCGGTTTAGGTGATGTAGCATTTGCTTATTCTGGTCACAATGTGGTTTTGGAGATTCAAGCTACAATCCAATCTACACCCGAGAGACCATCGAAAGGACCGATGTGGAAAGGTGTTGTTGTCGCGTATATAATCATTGCCTTGTGTTATTTCCCGGTCGCTTTAATCGGATATTGGATGTTTGGCAATTCTGTAAAAGACAACATCCTCATTTCATTAGAGAAACCAGCATGGCTCATTGCAATGGCTAACATGTTTGTCGTTGTTCATGTTATCGGAAGCTACCAGGCTCGTATCGAACAATTATTTTTACcacttattcttcttcttcttgttttggATTGGATTCCGGATTAACTTTTGTTTACACAGGTCTACGCAATGCCGGTTTTCGACATGATGGAAACCCTACTAGTAAAGAAACTAGATTTCAACCCTACTCGAACACTTCGATTCATCGTTCGTAATACATATGTTGGTAAGTAAAAAACTCTCTTCATTCCTTTTAAACTTACTTGTAGTGCAAGTAACCCATGTTTTTCATTGCAGCATTCACTATGTTCATCGGTATTACATTTCCTTTCTTCGGCGGTCTTCTCGGGTTTTTCGGTGGAGTCGCGTATGCACCAACAACATACTATGTAAGCCACATTCTCggattttttggatttttctcATCACAAGTCATTTTTTAcatgcttttttttttgtgtgtgtgttctTCAGCTCCCCTGTGTCATATGGCTTATTGTGATGAAACCAAGAAGGTATAGCTTATCTTGGTGGATTAATTGGGTAAGAAAATCTTGACccaaacttcattttttttttgatttttttcgattttaccgAATCGGCTTTCGATCGATCTCACATGGGTTTCCTTTTGTTTTCCCAGTTCTGCATTGTGATTGGTGTTTTATTAATGGTCTTAGCACCAATTGGAGGGATGAGGCAAATCATAATTCAAGCCAAAGACTACAAATTTTACTCTTAAATTGCTCATTTCACCACAATGAATTGATAGGGATTTTATAGTATGTTTTAATGAGCCTGTAAAGAAAAGGGATATTTTTATGTCATAAATGATGTATTTGAGTAAtgatatttaagtttaattacttGTTTGAAaagcatatttatatatatattatacatatatatatatatgtacaaaatcCCATCAACGGAAAAGAgcatgaataataaaataatcaattaatgtTTTGCTTACATTAAGGCCGgccaagttttttttattttgattcgaAAGTGAGTgttgtatgtatatatttgatttcttttgaaatttatatatatatatatatgtcaaaaaTGGGTAtttagcaaaaaaatgaaaatttcgaaaaacaaaattttaactgTATATAATTTTGTAAGTGAATAACTAATGGTAATTAATTACGATATTATGTGTTTCtttaattgtacataattttaattagtataataacaaatttaacttttggtgtttatatattttgtcattttggccTTCATTCTAAAAATATGTAAActttaagagttaaa
The Gossypium hirsutum isolate 1008001.06 chromosome A07, Gossypium_hirsutum_v2.1, whole genome shotgun sequence genome window above contains:
- the LOC107926381 gene encoding lysine histidine transporter 1; translated protein: MGTQQPPPSDYNGDNMYNNNNTSVEKSAKQKAIDDWLPINSSRSRKWWFSAFHNVTAMVGAGVLSLPYALSELGWGPGVFILVFSWIITLYTLWQMVEMHEIVPGKRFDRYHELGQYAFGEKLGLYIVVPQQLIVEVSLCIVYMVTGGQSLKKFHDTVCSSCKSIKLTYFIMIFASVEFVLSHLPNFDSISGVSLAAAVMSVSYSTIAWSASLAKGVQEDVQYGYKATTTPGTVFGFLSGLGDVAFAYSGHNVVLEIQATIQSTPERPSKGPMWKGVVVAYIIIALCYFPVALIGYWMFGNSVKDNILISLEKPAWLIAMANMFVVVHVIGSYQVYAMPVFDMMETLLVKKLDFNPTRTLRFIVRNTYVAFTMFIGITFPFFGGLLGFFGGVAYAPTTYYLPCVIWLIVMKPRRYSLSWWINWFCIVIGVLLMVLAPIGGMRQIIIQAKDYKFYS